A DNA window from Camelina sativa cultivar DH55 chromosome 17, Cs, whole genome shotgun sequence contains the following coding sequences:
- the LOC104754714 gene encoding polygalacturonase-like, whose protein sequence is MTKPAITFPLLFTLVTTLINVSSSASNVFNVVSFGAKPDGVTDSTAAFLKAWQGACGSAASATVVVPKGTFLLKAITFGGPCKSKITFQVSGTVVAPADYRAFGNSGYWILFNKVSKMSLVGGTFDARANGFWSCRKSGQNCPPGVRSISFNSAKDVIISGVKSMNSQVTHMTLNGCTNVVVRNVKLVAPGNSPNTDGFHVQFSTGVTFTGSTVQTGDDCVAIGPGTRNFLITKLACGPGHGVSIGSLAKDLKEDGVENVTLSSSVFTGTQNGVRIKSWARPSTGYVRNVFFQNLIMKNVQNPIIIDQNYCPSHQGCPTEHSGVKISGVTYKNIQGTSATQQAMKLVCSKSNPCTGITLQDIKLTYNKGAPATSYCFNAAGKSLGVIQPTSCLNR, encoded by the exons TCAACGTAGTTAGTTTCGGAGCCAAACCAGACGGAGTCACCGATTCCACCGCAGCATTCCTCAAAGCATGGCAAGGGGCTTGTGGCTCGGCAGCTTCAGCCACGGTAGTAGTTCCGAAGGGGACATTTCTTTTGAAGGCAATAACGTTTGGAGGGCCATGCAAGAGTAAAATCACATTTCAAGTGTCCGGAACCGTCGTTGCTCCGGCAGATTACAGGGCCTTTGGCAACTCCGGTTACTGGATTCTCTTCAACAAGGTCAGCAAAATGTCACTTGTCGGCGGGACTTTCGACGCTCGAGCTAATGGGTTCTGGTCTTGCCGGAAATCTGGTCAGAATTGTCCTCCCGGTGTTAGG TCAATATCTTTCAACTCGGCAAAAGACGTGATCATAAGTGGAGTGAAATCCATGAACAGCCAGGTCACCCATATGACCCTTAATGGTTGCACCAATGTGGTCGTCCGTAACGTCAAACTAGTGGCTCCGGGAAACAGCCCAAACACCGACGGTTTCCACGTTCAATTCTCCACCGGAGTAACATTCACCGGAAGCACCGTTCAGACCGGAGACGATTGTGTTGCTATCGGCCCTGGTACCCGCAATTTCCTCATCACCAAACTTGCTTGTGGCCCAGGTCACGGGGTTAG TATCGGGAGCTTGGCGAAGGATTTGAAAGAAGACGGGGTAGAAAACGTGACTCTATCGAGTTCCGTATTTACGGGAACACAAAACGGCGTGAGGATAAAGTCGTGGGCGAGGCCTAGCACTGGATACGTTAGAAACGTCTTCTTCCAAAACCTAATCATGAAGAACGTTCAAAACCCTATCATAATTGACCAAAACTATTGTCCTTCTCACCAAGGTTGCCCTACTGAG CATTCGGGGGTGAAGATAAGTGGAGTGACGTATAAGAACATACAAGGGACGTCGGCGACACAGCAAGCAATGAAGCTAGTGTGTAGCAAGAGCAATCCGTGCACAGGGATCACATTACAAGACATTAAGCTTACTTACAACAAAGGAGCTCCAGCTACTTCCTACTGTTTCAATGCTGCTGGGAAAAGTCTCGGTGTTATCCAACCTACTAGTTGTCTAAACcgataa
- the LOC104754715 gene encoding polygalacturonase-like, protein MAKPSIIFPLLFTLLTFIDVSSSASNVFNVVSFGAKPDGVTDSTAAFLKAWQGACGSAASATVVVPMGTFLLKQITFGGPCKSKLKFQVTGTVVAPTNYWAFGNSGYWILFNKVSRFSLVGGTFDARGDGFWSCRKSGQNCPPGVRSISFNAAKDVIISGVKSMNSQVSHMTLNGCTNVAVRNIRLVAPGNSPNTDGFTVQFSTGVTLTGSTVQTGDDCVAIGPGTRNFLISKLACGPGHGVSIGSLAKQLNEDGVENVTLSSAVFTGTQNGVRIKSWARPSTGFVRNVFFQNLIMKNVQNPIIIDQNYCPSNLGCPTEHSGVKISGVTYKNIQGTSATQQAMKLACSKSNPCTGITLQDIKLTYNKGTPATSYCFNAIGKNLGVIQPTSCLNR, encoded by the exons atggcAAAACCATCTATAATATTTCCTCTGCTCTTCACACTCCTCACCTTCATCGATGTCTCGAGCAGCGCCTCCAACGTTTTCAACGTAGTAAGCTTCGGGGCCAAGCCGGACGGAGTCACCGATTCCACCGCAGCTTTCCTCAAAGCATGGCAAGGGGCTTGTGGCTCGGCAGCTTCAGCTACGGTGGTGGTCCCCATGGGGACATTTCTGTTGAAGCAAATAACGTTTGGAGGGCCATGCAAGAGCAAACTCAAGTTTCAAGTGACCGGAACAGTCGTTGCTCCCACAAATTACTGGGCCTTTGGCAATTCCGGTTACTGGATTCTCTTCAACAAGGTTAGCAGATTCTCACTGGTCGGTGGGACTTTCGACGCTCGAGGTGATGGGTTCTGGTCTTGCCGTAAATCTGGTCAGAATTGTCCTCCCGGTGTTAGG TCAATATCGTTCAACGCGGCAAAAGACGTGATCATAAGTGGAGTGAAATCGATGAACAGCCAGGTCAGCCATATGACCCTCAACGGTTGCACGAATGTGGCCGTCCGTAACATCAGGCTAGTGGCTCCCGGAAACAGCCCAAACACCGACGGCTTCACCGTTCAATTCTCTACCGGAGTTACATTAACCGGAAGCACCGTTCAGACCGGAGACGATTGTGTTGCTATCGGCCCTGGTACCCGCAACTTCCTCATTTCCAAACTTGCTTGTGGTCCAGGTCACGGGGTTAG CATTGGGAGCTTGGCGAAGCAGTTAAACGAAGACGGAGTAGAGAACGTGACACTCTCGAGTGCAGTATTCACCGGAACACAAAACGGCGTGAGGATAAAGTCATGGGCGAGGCCGAGTACGGGATTCGTTAGAAACGTCTTCTTCCAAAACCTAATTATGAAGAACGTCCAAAACCCAATCATAATCGACCAAAACTATTGTCCCTCCAACCTAGGTTGCCCTACCGAG CATTCGGGGGTGAAGATAAGTGGAGTGACGTATAAAAACATACAAGGAACGTCGGCGACACAGCAAGCGATGAAGCTGGCATGCAGCAAGAGCAATCCATGTACAGGAATCACATTACAAGACATTAAACTTACTTACAACAAAGGAACACCTGCTACTTCTTATTGTTTCAATGCTATCGGGAAAAATCTTGGTGTCATTCAACCTACTAGTTGTCTAAACCgataa